The following are from one region of the Osmia bicornis bicornis chromosome 8, iOsmBic2.1, whole genome shotgun sequence genome:
- the LOC114881001 gene encoding proteasome maturation protein has product MSFDLPSVIPQPTANGQFNIRDDSYGVPSPMISGLGAVRQNIGYSHPLEASERNYEKNRTRMNMILLRNTQGLHAPMRMAMELKATEKIGRLPFLPSSNMMRDVLLGKDEEIGFEDILNIPDFREQMGQPHAVVEKSLGIL; this is encoded by the exons ATG AGTTTTGATTTACCATCAGTTATTCCACAACCTACTGCCAATGGCCAGTTTAACATTCGCGATGACAGCTATGGTGTGCCTAGTCCTATGATTTCTGg acTAGGTGCAGTAAGACAAAACATAGGTTATTCTCATCCCTTAGAAGCATCTGAAAGAAAT TATGAAAAAAATCGCACACGTATGAACATGATACTGCTTAGAAACACACAAGGATTGCATGCTCCAATGCGTATGGCAATGGAATTAAAAGCTACTGAAAAAATTGGAAGACTTCCATTTCTTCCATCTTCAAATATGATGAGAGATGTTTTACTTGGAAAAGATGAGGAAATAGG GTTTGAAGACATATTAAATATACCTGACTTCAGAGAACAGATGGGTCAACCTCATGCTGTTGTTGAGAAAAGTCTTGGAatcttataa